A genomic window from Haladaptatus caseinilyticus includes:
- a CDS encoding glutaredoxin family protein, whose product MPSITLYSLDGCPYCEKVHDALDDAGVEYETEWVEALHSNRNEVKLVSGQRGVPVLVNDESGVTMAESEKIVEYVEQSLV is encoded by the coding sequence ATGCCTTCGATAACTCTGTACTCGCTCGACGGTTGTCCGTATTGTGAGAAAGTCCACGACGCACTCGACGACGCCGGAGTGGAGTACGAAACGGAATGGGTCGAAGCCCTCCACTCGAACCGAAACGAGGTAAAGCTCGTCAGCGGTCAGCGTGGGGTACCGGTCCTCGTCAACGACGAGTCGGGCGTCACGATGGCCGAGAGCGAGAAAATCGTGGAGTACGTGGAGCAGTCGCTCGTATGA
- a CDS encoding DUF7838 family putative zinc beta-ribbon protein: MSLEIQHDCPECGGEQTFWRSASTTLHLGEKTKWRCSECDYGFVRIDGDIDSASA; this comes from the coding sequence ATGAGCCTCGAAATTCAACACGACTGTCCCGAATGCGGCGGCGAACAGACGTTTTGGCGGAGCGCGAGCACGACCCTCCACCTCGGTGAGAAAACGAAGTGGCGCTGTTCCGAATGTGACTACGGGTTCGTCCGCATCGACGGCGATATCGACTCCGCATCGGCGTAA
- a CDS encoding cob(I)yrinic acid a,c-diamide adenosyltransferase — protein sequence MKIYTGRGDAGQTDLQNMSRVSKANPRIEAYGTVDEVNALIGRCRPTGHDDVDERLREIQNHLHIVQADFANPEPDEDDPQVATDHADRLESWMDAYDEELDPLTSFILPGGSESGANLHHARAVCRRAERRAVALASEEDINDDAVTYLNRLSDALFVLARVVNKRDGEREESPTY from the coding sequence ATGAAGATCTACACTGGACGCGGCGATGCTGGCCAGACTGACCTCCAAAACATGTCCCGTGTCTCGAAGGCGAACCCCCGAATCGAGGCATATGGAACCGTCGACGAGGTAAACGCCCTCATCGGACGTTGCCGACCGACGGGCCACGACGACGTGGACGAACGTCTGCGCGAAATTCAAAACCATCTCCACATCGTGCAGGCGGACTTCGCCAACCCGGAACCCGACGAGGACGACCCGCAGGTGGCGACGGACCACGCCGACCGACTGGAATCGTGGATGGACGCCTACGACGAGGAGTTAGACCCTCTCACCTCGTTCATCCTTCCCGGCGGTAGCGAATCGGGAGCGAACCTGCACCACGCCCGCGCCGTCTGTCGGCGTGCCGAGCGTCGTGCGGTTGCACTGGCCAGCGAGGAGGATATCAACGACGACGCCGTGACGTATCTGAATCGGCTGTCGGATGCGCTGTTCGTCCTCGCACGTGTGGTGAACAAGCGCGATGGGGAGCGAGAGGAGAGTCCGACGTACTGA
- a CDS encoding DHH family phosphoesterase yields MTRAQELVEYLAGIESLAVICHDNPDPDCIASALALSAIAEFSGVEETELFYGGTVSHQQNRAFINLLHVNLEHTEQFDPDRFDRIAFVDHARPAGHTELESATPDIVIDHHSTKAPVCDFVDLREEYGSTAAILVEYIRDLEMRMNVQLGSALLFALHRERIDFIRDPTSHEYEAALFVYPHADLELLERLYGAAFSPSTVDAIGEAIRNRVQRGATLATSAGRTSERDALAQAADYLLNVEGVDTVLVFGIVNDTVDMSARSIDPRVHAGNVLQQAFDDVGSAGGHADMAGAQIPLGLFADSDADDDDLVEFASRRVLHRFFDALHLEREEE; encoded by the coding sequence ATGACCCGCGCTCAGGAGTTAGTAGAGTACCTGGCGGGGATCGAATCGCTCGCAGTCATTTGTCATGACAATCCTGACCCGGACTGCATCGCGAGCGCACTCGCCCTCTCAGCTATCGCCGAGTTTAGCGGGGTCGAAGAGACCGAACTTTTCTACGGGGGGACGGTATCCCACCAGCAAAACCGTGCGTTCATCAACTTACTGCACGTAAATTTGGAGCACACGGAGCAGTTCGACCCGGACCGGTTCGACCGCATCGCCTTCGTAGACCATGCACGGCCAGCAGGCCATACGGAACTGGAATCCGCGACACCGGACATCGTCATCGACCACCATTCGACCAAGGCCCCGGTGTGCGATTTTGTGGACCTTCGGGAGGAGTACGGTTCGACGGCGGCCATCCTCGTGGAGTACATTCGCGATCTCGAGATGCGGATGAACGTTCAACTGGGTTCCGCGCTCCTGTTTGCTCTTCACCGCGAGCGGATCGATTTCATTCGAGACCCCACCTCCCACGAGTACGAGGCGGCACTGTTCGTCTACCCACACGCGGACCTCGAACTGCTAGAGCGACTGTACGGGGCCGCGTTCTCACCTTCGACGGTGGATGCGATCGGTGAAGCCATTCGAAACCGTGTTCAACGTGGTGCAACCCTCGCCACCTCCGCGGGACGGACGAGCGAGCGTGATGCGCTCGCGCAGGCCGCGGACTATCTGCTGAACGTCGAAGGTGTGGACACGGTGTTGGTGTTCGGCATCGTCAACGATACGGTCGATATGAGTGCTCGCTCTATCGACCCTCGCGTGCACGCGGGGAACGTTCTCCAACAGGCGTTCGACGATGTGGGAAGTGCAGGCGGCCACGCCGACATGGCTGGCGCGCAGATTCCGCTTGGTCTGTTCGCCGATTCGGATGCCGACGACGACGACCTCGTCGAGTTCGCGTCTCGACGAGTCTTGCATCGATTTTTCGACGCCCTCCATCTCGAACGTGAAGAAGAGTAG
- the gcvPB gene encoding aminomethyl-transferring glycine dehydrogenase subunit GcvPB encodes MRYTQAKWERESDDLYEPLLSEKDGNAVEVESSLPDELTRDSLELPDLSEPELARHYTRLSQMNYGIDSGPYPLGSCTMKYNPKFTEDVAALPGASVHPDRSEGSVQGTLELMHGLQDYLARIGGMDAVSLQPPAGAAGEFTGILVAKAFHEANGEGDQRTEIIVPDSAHGTNPASAALGGYDVVELPSAGDGRVDLDALSAAVGDSTALFMLTNPNTLGLFERDIEEIADIVHDAGGLLYYDGANLNALLGRARPGDMGFDIMHYNVHKTFATPHGGGGPGAGPIGVDERLAEFLPAPRVRKVETRYERFDPARTIGKVHGFTGNWLVLVKTYAYIMRLGDEGLSDASEKAVLNANYLASQIEYDVPFDPFHHEFVASAGDQDAADVAKRMLDYGVHPPTTKWPEIVSEALMTEPTEIENRETLDELAQAFNAVAAEDDETLASAPETTTAKRIDQASAARNLRLSWQTLDE; translated from the coding sequence ATGAGATACACGCAGGCAAAGTGGGAACGCGAATCGGACGATCTGTACGAGCCGCTCCTGTCCGAAAAGGACGGTAACGCCGTCGAGGTGGAGTCGTCGCTCCCGGACGAGCTGACCCGCGACAGCCTCGAACTGCCCGACCTCTCGGAACCCGAACTCGCTCGACACTACACGCGGCTCAGTCAGATGAACTACGGCATCGACAGCGGCCCCTATCCGCTCGGTTCCTGTACGATGAAGTACAACCCGAAGTTCACCGAGGACGTGGCCGCGCTCCCGGGCGCGAGCGTTCACCCCGACCGCTCCGAAGGGAGCGTGCAGGGCACCCTCGAACTCATGCACGGCTTGCAGGATTACCTCGCAAGAATCGGCGGCATGGACGCCGTCAGTCTCCAACCGCCCGCAGGTGCGGCCGGTGAGTTCACGGGAATCCTCGTCGCCAAAGCGTTCCACGAAGCGAACGGCGAGGGCGACCAGCGAACCGAAATCATCGTTCCGGACAGCGCCCACGGAACCAACCCCGCTAGCGCCGCACTCGGGGGGTACGACGTGGTCGAACTGCCGAGCGCGGGGGACGGACGCGTCGATTTGGATGCACTTTCCGCTGCCGTCGGCGACAGCACCGCGCTGTTCATGCTCACCAACCCGAACACGCTCGGCCTGTTCGAGCGCGATATCGAGGAAATCGCCGACATCGTTCACGACGCAGGCGGTCTGCTCTACTACGACGGTGCGAACCTGAACGCCCTACTTGGCCGTGCCCGTCCCGGGGACATGGGATTCGATATCATGCACTACAACGTCCACAAGACGTTCGCCACGCCCCACGGCGGCGGTGGCCCCGGTGCAGGCCCGATCGGCGTCGATGAGCGACTCGCCGAGTTCCTGCCCGCACCACGGGTACGGAAAGTCGAAACCCGATACGAGCGGTTCGACCCTGCACGGACCATCGGGAAGGTCCACGGTTTCACGGGCAACTGGCTGGTGTTGGTCAAAACCTATGCCTACATCATGCGACTCGGCGACGAGGGACTCTCGGACGCCAGCGAGAAAGCCGTCCTCAACGCGAACTACCTCGCGTCACAGATCGAGTACGACGTTCCGTTCGACCCGTTCCACCACGAGTTCGTCGCGAGCGCGGGCGACCAGGACGCTGCGGACGTGGCGAAGCGAATGCTCGACTACGGCGTCCACCCACCGACGACGAAATGGCCCGAAATCGTTTCGGAGGCGTTGATGACCGAACCGACAGAAATCGAGAACCGCGAAACGCTCGACGAACTCGCACAGGCATTCAACGCGGTCGCAGCCGAGGACGACGAGACGTTAGCGTCGGCACCCGAAACGACCACCGCAAAGCGCATCGACCAAGCGAGCGCCGCACGTAATCTGCGGCTTTCGTGGCAGACGTTGGACGAATAG
- a CDS encoding acyl-CoA dehydrogenase family protein, protein MDFNLPDEHRMVRDTVREFCDEEIEPIAQEIESEHRFPDEVFDQLADLDMMGVPVSEEYGGLGGDQLMYALVTEELGRVSGSIGLSYAAHISLASKPIEMFGTEAQKEKWLTPLAEGEYLGSWALTEPGSGSDASDMDTIAEKDGDEWVLNGTKQFITNANVAGSVLVKAVTDSDAGYDGISTFIVDPEEDDGFEVTTVWDKLGLNASPTCEIQLDDVRLSEDRLLGEEGEGWEQTKKTLDGGRISIAALSTGIAQGAFEAAKEYSKEREQFGKPISKFDAIRNKVVDMDRKIERSRLLTHKAACKYDEGYSVSHESALAKLDASESARKVSEDAVQVLGGYGYTEDFAPQRFLRDAKLMEIGEGTSEIQHLVIGRELGL, encoded by the coding sequence ATGGATTTCAACCTCCCCGACGAGCACAGGATGGTACGGGACACCGTTCGGGAGTTCTGCGACGAAGAGATCGAACCGATTGCGCAGGAAATCGAGAGCGAACACCGCTTCCCTGACGAAGTTTTCGACCAACTCGCCGACCTCGACATGATGGGTGTCCCGGTCAGCGAGGAGTACGGCGGACTCGGCGGCGACCAATTGATGTACGCCCTCGTCACCGAAGAACTTGGGCGCGTTTCCGGTTCTATCGGCCTCTCGTACGCCGCACACATCTCGCTGGCTTCGAAGCCAATCGAGATGTTCGGCACGGAAGCGCAGAAAGAAAAGTGGCTCACGCCACTCGCGGAAGGCGAGTATCTCGGTTCGTGGGCACTCACGGAACCGGGTTCCGGGTCGGACGCGAGCGACATGGACACCATCGCCGAAAAGGACGGTGACGAGTGGGTACTCAACGGAACGAAGCAGTTCATCACCAACGCCAACGTGGCGGGGAGCGTCCTCGTCAAGGCAGTCACGGATTCCGATGCTGGCTACGACGGCATCTCGACGTTCATCGTGGATCCCGAGGAGGACGACGGATTCGAGGTCACGACGGTCTGGGACAAACTCGGTCTCAACGCCTCGCCGACCTGCGAAATTCAACTCGACGACGTTCGCCTCTCGGAAGACCGCCTGCTCGGCGAGGAGGGCGAGGGGTGGGAACAGACGAAGAAAACGCTCGACGGCGGCCGTATCTCCATCGCCGCGCTCTCGACAGGTATCGCACAGGGAGCGTTCGAGGCTGCAAAGGAGTACAGCAAGGAGCGCGAACAGTTCGGCAAGCCGATCTCGAAGTTCGACGCCATCCGGAACAAGGTCGTGGACATGGACCGGAAAATCGAGCGCTCGCGCCTACTCACCCACAAGGCCGCGTGCAAGTACGACGAAGGCTATTCGGTCTCCCACGAGAGCGCGCTGGCGAAACTCGATGCCAGCGAGTCGGCGCGGAAGGTTTCCGAGGATGCGGTACAAGTTCTCGGTGGGTACGGCTACACCGAGGATTTCGCCCCACAGCGATTCCTGCGTGACGCGAAACTGATGGAAATCGGCGAGGGGACGAGCGAGATTCAGCACCTCGTCATCGGACGCGAACTCGGGTTGTAA
- a CDS encoding pyridoxamine 5'-phosphate oxidase family protein, with translation MGDETSGASPRRSRPTTEESYGIPTHEDGMLSWEFVRRKMASDETYWGTTTLPDGRPHARPIWGVWIDDTFYCGGGEKTRWVRNLALRPEIVVHRESGTDVVIIEGTAERIDDETADEELLERLDAAYEGKYGIQHGTPFFAVRPETVLAWSDYPEDATRWSFD, from the coding sequence ATGGGGGACGAAACCAGTGGCGCTAGTCCACGACGAAGTCGGCCAACGACCGAGGAAAGCTACGGAATTCCCACTCACGAGGACGGAATGCTCTCTTGGGAGTTCGTTCGGCGGAAAATGGCAAGCGACGAAACGTATTGGGGAACGACGACGCTGCCGGACGGCCGTCCACATGCCCGACCGATATGGGGTGTTTGGATCGATGACACCTTTTACTGCGGCGGCGGAGAGAAAACGCGATGGGTACGGAATCTGGCGTTACGCCCCGAAATCGTCGTCCACCGGGAGAGTGGAACGGACGTCGTCATCATCGAAGGGACGGCCGAGCGAATCGACGACGAAACGGCCGACGAGGAGCTTTTGGAACGACTCGATGCGGCATACGAGGGTAAGTATGGGATTCAGCATGGAACCCCCTTCTTTGCGGTCCGCCCCGAAACGGTGCTCGCATGGAGCGACTACCCGGAAGACGCGACTCGATGGAGTTTCGACTGA
- the gcvPA gene encoding aminomethyl-transferring glycine dehydrogenase subunit GcvPA, which translates to MTGGNASTGSPYAPHTVEETAAMLDAVGVENAEDLFDIPDSVRFDGEFGIEKHTEQASRRKLERTLGENRNLTEFLGRGQYSHYVPSLVDHIADRSEFLTSYTQYQPEVTQGFLQALFEYQSMLVELTGLEIANASMYDHATALAESALLASRVRRTSGTKVLVPEYLLPGRRSVLENYTEGPGLVVEAFATDDGNVDLDSLAESMDDDVVMVYAENPTTRGTIEENLATIGDLAHDHEALFCLGTDPVALALLQRPIDVGADVVVGDAATLGLPASYGMGLGLFATREEFVRQVPGRLVGVSEDEDDNRAFTLTLQTREQHIRRERATSNICTNQAWVALRTAIHIAYLGSSGLVELAERCVTLADDLAERLDDISGVQAPVHDRHHFREFVAHTDQPAPPIVSDLEERGFAVHEVGEHEVQVCVTDVNEHAVGEFVTLFQEVAR; encoded by the coding sequence ATGACCGGAGGCAATGCGAGTACGGGGAGTCCGTACGCACCGCACACGGTCGAGGAGACGGCGGCGATGCTCGATGCGGTCGGAGTCGAGAACGCCGAAGACCTCTTCGACATACCCGACTCGGTTCGATTCGACGGCGAGTTCGGCATCGAAAAACACACGGAACAGGCGTCCCGGCGCAAGTTGGAGCGGACGCTCGGCGAAAATCGAAACCTGACGGAGTTCCTCGGGCGGGGACAGTACAGTCACTACGTTCCATCGCTCGTCGACCATATCGCTGATCGGTCGGAGTTTCTGACTTCGTACACGCAGTATCAACCCGAAGTTACACAGGGCTTCTTGCAAGCGCTATTCGAGTACCAGTCGATGCTGGTCGAACTGACGGGGTTGGAAATCGCCAACGCCTCGATGTACGACCACGCGACGGCATTGGCTGAGTCGGCCCTCCTCGCATCACGAGTTCGTCGGACGAGCGGCACCAAAGTGCTCGTCCCGGAGTATCTGCTCCCCGGCCGACGAAGCGTCCTCGAAAACTACACCGAGGGACCTGGACTCGTCGTCGAGGCGTTCGCCACCGACGACGGAAACGTGGATCTCGATTCCCTCGCAGAATCGATGGACGACGACGTCGTGATGGTGTACGCCGAAAACCCGACGACGCGCGGCACTATCGAGGAAAACCTCGCTACGATCGGCGACCTCGCACACGACCACGAGGCGTTGTTCTGTCTCGGCACCGACCCCGTTGCACTCGCATTGCTGCAGAGACCCATCGATGTCGGTGCTGACGTGGTCGTCGGTGACGCCGCTACGCTCGGCCTCCCCGCGAGCTACGGGATGGGACTCGGTCTGTTCGCGACGCGCGAGGAGTTCGTCCGGCAGGTCCCGGGCAGATTGGTCGGCGTGAGCGAAGACGAGGACGATAATCGTGCATTCACGCTTACGCTCCAGACGCGCGAACAGCACATCCGTCGGGAGCGTGCGACCTCGAACATCTGTACGAATCAGGCATGGGTCGCGCTCCGGACTGCGATACACATCGCGTACCTCGGCTCGTCGGGGCTCGTCGAGTTGGCCGAACGATGCGTCACGTTGGCCGACGACCTCGCAGAGCGACTCGATGATATCAGCGGCGTGCAGGCTCCGGTCCACGACCGCCACCACTTCCGTGAGTTCGTTGCTCACACTGATCAGCCGGCACCACCCATCGTCTCGGACCTCGAAGAACGCGGCTTCGCGGTGCACGAAGTCGGCGAACACGAGGTACAGGTCTGTGTAACCGACGTGAACGAACACGCCGTCGGCGAGTTCGTCACGCTGTTTCAGGAGGTGGCTCGATGA